The Nitrospirota bacterium genome includes a window with the following:
- a CDS encoding cytochrome c — MKTSLKEGEKIYVQYCTPCHGFNGDGKGFNAKNLDPRPANHTDGGFMKKRMDKELYDAVSGGGKAVGKSTLMPPWGNTFNETQIKSLISYLRKLCGCEGE, encoded by the coding sequence ATGAAAACTTCATTGAAAGAAGGAGAAAAAATATATGTGCAGTATTGCACACCCTGTCACGGTTTTAACGGGGACGGGAAAGGCTTTAATGCAAAAAATCTGGACCCCCGGCCTGCAAACCATACTGACGGCGGATTTATGAAAAAAAGAATGGATAAGGAACTTTATGATGCAGTCAGCGGCGGAGGCAAGGCTGTCGGCAAATCCACCCTTATGCCGCCGTGGGGGAATACGTTTAATGAAACACAGATTAAGTCGCTCATTTCGTATTTGAGGAAGTTGTGCGGGTGTGAGGGGGAATAA